In Trichocoleus desertorum ATA4-8-CV12, a single genomic region encodes these proteins:
- a CDS encoding nucleotidyltransferase family protein → MTIKAIDLPMEKIAEFCDRWQVIELALFGSVLRDDFRPDSDIDVMVQFHPEAHPTFSSLDQMEAELETIFHRDVDLITRQGIETSRNYLRRQEILSSAQVIYATGSPISA, encoded by the coding sequence ATGACCATTAAGGCTATCGATCTGCCAATGGAAAAAATTGCTGAATTTTGCGATCGCTGGCAAGTGATTGAGCTGGCTCTATTTGGTTCTGTTCTGCGTGACGACTTTCGCCCTGACAGTGACATTGATGTGATGGTTCAATTTCACCCGGAGGCTCACCCCACATTCAGTAGCCTAGACCAAATGGAGGCGGAGTTAGAGACCATTTTCCATCGAGACGTTGACTTGATTACCCGTCAGGGCATCGAAACCAGTCGTAACTACTTACGCCGTCAAGAAATCCTTTCCTCTGCCCAAGTGATTTATGCAACGGGATCTCCAATTTCTGCTTGA
- a CDS encoding DUF86 domain-containing protein — protein sequence MQRDLQFLLDMLQSAELVINYTAPCSKDEFLTNVQLQDAVIRRLLVIAEAARRVSATTRQTLPTIAWQEINGMRNRLVHEYDDVDLNIVWNVVQSEIPPLIEELKSKVPPES from the coding sequence ATGCAACGGGATCTCCAATTTCTGCTTGATATGCTGCAATCCGCAGAACTCGTCATCAACTACACTGCTCCATGCTCCAAAGACGAGTTCCTGACCAATGTGCAGCTACAAGATGCAGTGATTCGGCGACTCTTGGTGATTGCTGAAGCTGCCAGACGGGTTTCAGCAACAACTCGCCAGACTCTGCCAACTATTGCGTGGCAAGAAATCAATGGTATGCGAAATCGATTAGTTCATGAATACGACGATGTAGACCTCAACATCGTATGGAATGTTGTGCAAAGTGAGATACCGCCTCTGATCGAAGAGTTGAAATCCAAGGTTCCTCCTGAAAGTTGA
- a CDS encoding RNA-binding transcriptional accessory protein: MLNIPQTLAEELNLRPNQVKSALELFAEGATVPFIARYRKERTGEMNEIQLRDLFDRYTYLTELEERKAAILEAIAAQGKLTEELQAKIVPCLQKTELEDLYLPYKPKRRTRATIAREKGLQPLAEFIQALNRPGATPADLGTEASKYISEEQGVKTAEDALQGALDILAEGIAEQAELRAYLRDYLMETGIFVSKIKSDHAEGTTKFEMYRNFQAKVKGIAPHNLLALYRGEAEGILDFDLTFDETAVLAYLETQTIRTKTPAVRDLYHAMIKDAFNRLMKTSLIGEVKGDRKAYADMESIKTFEANLRELLLSSPAGMKPTLAIDPGFRTGCKVAVLDQTAQFLAYQAIFPHQAAAQRAQAAATLKQLIERYQVELIAIGNGTAGRETDEFVTEVLATLDRKPIKVMVNESGASIYSASDVAIAEFPNLDITVRGAISIGRRLQDPLAELVKIDPKSIGVGQYQHDVDQKLLKKKLDETVESCVNYVGVDLNTASKELLTFVSGITPTIANNIVAYRNQNGAFKNRRLLLKVPKLGPKAFEQAAGFLRIRDGENPLDNTAVHPESYKVVEAIAKDLQVPLTQITQVAERLKSTDLKKYVTETVGEPTLRDMVSELEKPGRDPRAEFKYATFKEGVKEISDLQVGMELEGVVTNVANFGAFVDIGVHQDGLVHISQLADRFVSDPKQIVKVGQVVKVRVLEVNEALKRISLTMRSGQDAPKPTSKTSKANQVIQPQGEKQSEKQGDRAKNPPPTLNDLKAKFGKKK; this comes from the coding sequence ATGCTGAACATTCCTCAAACTCTGGCCGAGGAGCTAAACCTCAGACCTAACCAGGTTAAAAGTGCACTGGAACTCTTTGCCGAAGGAGCCACCGTTCCCTTCATTGCCCGCTACCGCAAAGAGCGCACTGGAGAGATGAATGAGATACAACTGCGAGATCTCTTCGATCGCTACACCTATCTCACCGAGTTGGAAGAGCGCAAAGCGGCCATCCTAGAGGCGATCGCGGCTCAGGGAAAGCTGACCGAGGAATTGCAAGCCAAGATTGTCCCTTGTCTTCAGAAAACCGAATTAGAAGATCTTTATTTACCTTACAAACCTAAGCGCCGCACTAGAGCCACCATTGCTAGAGAAAAAGGATTGCAACCGCTGGCCGAGTTTATCCAAGCCTTGAACCGCCCCGGTGCCACCCCCGCAGACCTGGGCACAGAAGCCAGCAAGTACATTTCTGAGGAGCAGGGAGTGAAAACTGCCGAGGATGCCCTCCAGGGTGCCTTGGATATCTTGGCAGAAGGTATTGCCGAGCAAGCAGAGCTACGGGCCTATTTGCGAGACTACCTGATGGAGACAGGCATCTTTGTCTCCAAAATCAAGTCAGACCATGCGGAAGGTACAACTAAATTTGAGATGTACCGCAACTTCCAAGCTAAAGTTAAAGGCATTGCCCCTCACAACCTCTTGGCGCTGTATCGCGGGGAAGCAGAAGGTATTTTAGACTTCGACCTCACCTTCGATGAAACAGCGGTGCTCGCCTATTTAGAGACGCAGACGATTCGGACCAAAACTCCAGCGGTGCGCGACTTGTACCATGCCATGATTAAGGATGCGTTTAACCGCTTGATGAAAACCTCTTTAATTGGTGAGGTGAAAGGCGATCGCAAAGCCTACGCGGATATGGAGTCGATCAAGACCTTTGAAGCCAATCTCCGGGAACTGTTACTCTCCAGTCCTGCTGGCATGAAACCCACCCTGGCGATTGACCCTGGTTTCCGCACCGGGTGCAAAGTCGCAGTGCTTGACCAAACAGCACAGTTTCTCGCCTATCAAGCCATCTTTCCCCACCAAGCAGCCGCTCAACGCGCCCAAGCCGCAGCTACCCTTAAGCAATTAATTGAGCGCTATCAGGTTGAATTGATCGCGATCGGCAATGGCACCGCTGGACGAGAAACGGATGAGTTCGTCACAGAAGTATTGGCAACCTTAGACCGTAAACCAATTAAGGTGATGGTGAACGAGTCGGGTGCTTCGATCTATTCGGCTAGTGACGTGGCGATCGCGGAATTCCCCAACTTAGACATCACAGTACGAGGCGCAATCAGCATTGGGCGGCGCTTGCAAGACCCCTTGGCAGAACTGGTAAAGATTGACCCCAAATCGATTGGAGTGGGGCAGTACCAGCATGATGTAGACCAAAAGCTGCTGAAGAAGAAGCTGGACGAGACCGTAGAGAGTTGCGTCAACTATGTGGGCGTAGACCTGAACACTGCTTCTAAGGAGTTGCTCACCTTTGTTTCTGGCATCACTCCCACGATCGCCAACAACATCGTCGCCTACCGCAACCAAAACGGTGCCTTCAAGAACCGCCGTTTGCTCCTAAAAGTCCCGAAGCTCGGTCCCAAAGCCTTTGAACAGGCTGCAGGCTTTTTACGGATTCGGGACGGCGAGAACCCACTGGACAACACCGCCGTTCACCCAGAGAGTTACAAAGTTGTAGAAGCGATCGCCAAGGATTTACAAGTACCTCTCACCCAAATCACCCAAGTTGCCGAACGACTCAAATCCACTGATCTAAAAAAATATGTAACGGAGACGGTAGGAGAACCGACGCTACGCGACATGGTTAGTGAATTGGAGAAACCAGGCCGTGACCCCCGCGCTGAGTTCAAATACGCCACCTTTAAAGAAGGGGTGAAAGAGATCTCCGATCTACAAGTGGGCATGGAATTGGAAGGCGTGGTCACTAATGTGGCTAACTTTGGAGCCTTTGTCGATATTGGGGTGCATCAAGACGGCTTAGTCCACATCTCCCAACTCGCCGATCGCTTTGTCAGCGACCCTAAACAGATTGTAAAAGTGGGTCAGGTAGTCAAGGTACGAGTACTAGAGGTCAACGAAGCCCTGAAGCGAATCAGCCTCACGATGCGCTCTGGTCAAGACGCTCCCAAACCCACCAGTAAGACCAGTAAAGCGAATCAGGTCATCCAACCGCAAGGCGAAAAACAGAGTGAAAAGCAAGGCGATCGCGCCAAAAACCCACCCCCCACACTCAACGACCTCAAAGCTAAATTTGGCAAGAAAAAGTAG